The genomic stretch AGGAAAATGTTTTCGTGATCGGAAATCGACCTTCCTTCGCGCATGGCCGTTTGAATCAGGCGGATTACGGCAGGCTGTCCGATAAAAATCTGTTCGTAGTGGCGCCCCACCCCCTGCCGCTCTGAGAGCCCTACGAAGGCCTGAGCCGCCGGATTGATGAAAGAAATCCGTTCTCGGCGGTTTATGGCAATGACGCCCCGGTCGATACTCTCCAGGATGCGAAGGTAAAGCTGGAGATCTTCCGGCGGCCCTGACTCCCTGCCCATATCAGTCGGCCACTCCCTCGGCGTTGGTGGCTAAAAAAGACTCTAAGAGTACTTTCATGTCCTTCAGGTTTCCGGTCTTGTTAATGGCCTGACGAAAATGCGCTGCGCCATTGAGGCCGCGAACATACCAGCACAGATGCTTGCGCATATCCATGACGGCCTTGTAGCTTCCGAACAGGTCGACAAAGAGATCGAGGTGTTTGAGGGCGACCCGCAAACGTTCTTCCGCCGAAGGCGGCGCAAGGAAGGCCCCTTCGAGGGCGGCGGCAATCTCTTTGAAAAGCCAGGGGTTGCCATAGCCACCCCGCCCGATCATAATGCCGTCGCAGCCTGTTTTTTTCAGCATGCTAAGGGCATCGGCGGCGGAAAAAATGTCGCCACTACCGATGACGGGGAGGCGGGATTGCTCCTTCAGCCGGCGGATGTGTTGCCACTCCGAGTGCCCACTGAAGCCCTGACTGCGGGTTCGTGGGTGCAGAACCAGGCCGTCTGCTCCTTCTTCCTCGGCAATCCGGCCAACCTCAAGATAATTGATGGTCTGTTGATCCCAGCCGGAGCGGATTTTGACCGTGAGAGGCAAAGGGGTGGCCTTGCGAACAGCCGCTACGATTTTCCCGATCAAAATGGGGTTCTGCAGTAAGGCGCTGCCAGCTCCTGAGCGAACCACCTTTTTTACGGGGCAGCCCATGTTGATGTCGATCAGTTCACCGTCCTGGCTGACCATGGCAGCGGCGCGGGCCAGAACATCCGGAGAATCAGCGAAAAGCTGGATCCCAAGTGGCCGTTCTTCGGGTGTTGATCGCAGAAGCTCCCGTGTGCGCACCCCGTCACGGATAAGGCCGTTGGCACTCACCATTTCGGTAAAGACGAGGCCTGCCCCGAACTCCTTCATGATGAGACGGTAGGGCAGGTCGGTGATGCCGGCCATCGGGGCCAGAATCAGGTTGTTTTTCAGTTGTAGTTTCGAGAAAGAAATGTTTTTTTGCATAAATTTTAGGCATACTATCATGGCTGATAATGAAAGCAAGAAAAAACCGTGCCCTGTTCTTGACTTCAAACTGAGATAAGCTAGTGTTTAGCTTGCTCGGCATACTGTATACAGAATTGGCTTGACAGCCTCCTCTTGAGTTTGTTAGAACATTTTTTGAAAATGAAGGAAAAGTGGGGGTCAAACCGCCCGCTTTTATTTCCTTTGGAAACACCTCTTCCGTTTATTGCTTCCGTCCTTCGGGCGGTTTGGTTGAAATTGTCTGGGGCCTTTTGGGTTGGTGAACCGTCCGGTTCATCGCATTTCATTTCACTAAAGGAGAGAGAACATGTCCACACTGAAGGAGACTCTGCGCAAAAAGATCGAAGAGCACCGTCCCCGCACCACCCGGCTTGTCAAGGAATTCGGCGACGTCAAGCTGGGTGATGTTACCATTTCGCAGGCTATTGGTGGCGCACGCGGCATCAAGTGTCTTGTAACCGACATTTCTTACCTCGATCCCATGGAAGGCATCCGCTTCCGTGGCAAGACCATTCCTGAGACTTTCGCTGCTCTGCCCAAGGTTCCCGGTTCCGACTATCCTTATGTCGAGGGATTCTGGTGGATGCTGCTGACCGGCGATGTTCCCACCATGGAGCAGACTCTGGAAGTTGTGGAAGACTGGAAAAAACGTTCTCAGATCCCGGCTTACGTCATCGACGTGTTGCGCGCTCTGCCCCGTGATTCCCATCCGATGGCCATGTTCTCCGCTGCCATCGTCGCCATGCAGCGCGACTCTGTGTTCGCCAAGAACTACGCTGCCGGCAAGTTCAACAAAATGACCTGCTGGGAAGATATGTACGAGGACGCCAACGAACTGATGGCGAAACTCGGCCCCATCGCCGCTTATATCTATCGCATGAAGTACAAGGGGGACACCCACATTCCTGCCGATCCCAAACTCGACATGGGTGGGAACTTCGCTCACATGATGGGTGTTGACAAGCCTTACGACGATGTCGCCCGCATGTACTTCATTCTGCATTCCGACCACGAGTCCGGCAACGTTTCCGCCCACACGACTCATCTGGTTGCCTCTGCTCTGTCCGACGCTTACTACTCCTATGCCGCCGGTATCAATGGCCTGGCTGGCCCGCTGCACGGTCTGGCTAACCAGGAAGTTCTGGCCTGGACCCAGAATTTCATGGACAAGTTGGGCGGCAAGGTCCCCACCAAGGAAGAGCTGGAAAAAGCTCTGTGGGACACCCTCAACAGCGGACAGGTTATTCCCGGATACGGCCATGCCGTTCTGCGCAAGACCGATCCCCGCTACACTTCCCAGCGTGAATTCTGCCTCAAGACTCCGGGCCTGAAGGAATACCCGCTCTTCCAGCTGGTTTCCATGATCTTTGAAGTGGCTCCCGACGTTCTGCTCAAGCACGGCAAGGCTAAGAACCCCTGGCCGAATGTTGACGCTCAGTCCGGTGTTATCCAGTGGTACTATGGTGTCACCGAGTATGACTTCTACACCGTACTGTTCGGTGTAGGGCGTGCTCTTGGCTGCTTGGCCAACATCACTTGGGACCGCGCTCTTGGCTATGCTATCGAGCGGCCCAAGTCTGTTACCACGGCTATGCTGGAGGATGCTGCCGGCATCAAGTAATCCGTCAGAAACAGGTGTTTCTGAGTTTTTTGCCATTTCATGGGGGTGTCTTGCGACACCCCCTGTTTTTTTGGAAAAGAAAAAGGACCGTAAGAACGGTCCTTGATGGGGGGGCTATCTGGCTGGGCGGGAATGGCCGCTATTTCTTGTCGGGTCGGGTTGCGTAGAGAAGGATTTTCTGATCCGTATAGCTCTCGACTTCGCCTGCAAAAGTCTCGATTTGAAAATAGTTGTGCACCGAAGCCGGTGCTTCAATAAAGAATTTATTCAATTGCTGCACTCCGGTCCTACCTAGTCCGGCCCGCTTAGCCCATACGGGGAAGTCGTGGGTTTTGGGGATCGTCAGAGTTTCATGGACGGTGAATCCGGCTTCTTCAAGCATCTGCACCCATTGAGACCGGGTATAGGCCTGCACATGGGTTGGGTCCCGCATCTTCTCCATGGTCTGATAGAAATCAGCAATTTCAGGGTCGTCCGGCAGCAGAGTATCTATGATAACCATGCGACCGCCCCGTCGCAGAACACGAAAAAACTCCCTGACGGCCCGGGGGACATCGGGGAAATGGTGGGGAGCGATACGACACGTGAGCAGTGTAAAGGCCCCAGCCGGAAAGGGAAGGTCCTCTGCGTCCGCTTCACGAAAGGTGACATTTTCAACCCCACCTTCCTCGCTAATGTACTCCTGGGCTTTTTTAAGCATCTGCATGGTGAGGTCGGAAGCTACAACGCTGCGAACCTTGGGGGCAAAGTAGAGGGCAGTGTGGCCCCCACCGCAGGCGACATCGAGAAGAATGTCGTCAGGTGTTGGCTTTAGAAGACGGTCGGCTTCAGCCAAGTCATCACCCTGGGCGAAACCTCGGTCCTTGACATAGCCATCGGCCGTTCTGCCAAACTGCTCTCTTACTTTGTTTTTGAAGTCATTTTTCATGGTTTTTCCCGGCCCCTTGCGTGATCTGAAGGCAGTGTCTCCTGAAAAAGAAAATCGCTTTTTGTTTTCCAAACTTTAACAGGTCAAGATATTTTCGCCTGTAGAGAGCAAAGGAATTTTATTCAAAAAACAAAAATTTGGCGGAGAATAGCATGAACGAAGGCTCTTGAAAAGGCTTGTTTGGCCGGGCGAATGGCATTGGTTTAAAGGTAATGCACTGAACCGGAAAGGGGAAATAACCCGCTCTCGGCTAGCGGGCTTCTGTCGCAGTGACAGGCATAAGTGCGGCCAGGCGATTTTCAAGATCTGTTGTTAATTGTGTCAGGTTGTCATCATGCGCATGGGACAGGTCGGGAACTTCTCGCAGGATGGTGGCAAGGCGCCGGGCTGCGCTAAGGGCCATTTTGCAGTTCTCAGCCAGCGTTTGGTCCGGCTCTTTTCTGGCGTCGGTCACCTCGCGAAATTGCTTGCGAATGGTCGGCAGGCTACGATCCTGCTCGATAACCGCAGCGCGCAGGGCGTCGAATTCCTCCGGGGGAAAATTCTGCTCTTCTCTGGCTTGGCGAAGAAGGTCGATGGAGCGGAAATCGGGCAAGGGTTTCAGTTCGCCCTTGCGGGCTAAAAGGGCCGGCTCTTCTTTTTCCAGGTAGCGATAAGCCAGCGTGAGTTTCTCTGCTGTTGGTTTTTTGATACGGACTTCACGGGAACAGTATTCCTCGAAAGAGGAATAACCCCAGTGACTGAAAAGTTTTTCACGATTGACCAGTAATAGCTGCTCCCCTAATTCAACCCAGGACGACTTGAATCGTTTGGCCACATCCAGCACCCGGTAGCGTTCCGAACCGGGATCAAGCTCCTGCATGAGTCGTTCGATATGGATTTCACCGGATGTCTTGGGGACTTCGTTCATGTCTTCTCCTTTGTGTGCATATCGTCAGGCGCCGAAGTCTAGCACAAGGTTGGGGGTTGGTGAAGTAGAATTGCCTTGGTTCCTTCTTCCGATGAAAGTACAATGGCGCGCAAATATTCAGGGCGGTTGCAGTCAGGTTCTTTGAGCAGGAGGCGATGTGGCAAATAACACTGGGTTCATCGTAGGACCCGAAACAGTAAGAATGGTCGAATTGGGGCACCCGTGGGTCATTGCGGACCGCTACACCAAAAGGTGGCCTTCTGGTCATGCCGGCGATATTGTCGCTCTGATCGATGAGAGTGGAAGGTTTGTCGGGACGGCCGTGCGTGATCCCGGGGATCGCATCACCGCCCGTGTGCTTTCCCGGCATCCCATGAAGCTGGACCGGGGCTGGCTTGAAAAGAGGGTCAGCCAAGCTGTGCGTCTGCGCGAGAGCCATCTCGACCTTGAGGGAACCAACGCTTTTCGCCTCATCAACGGCGAAGGCGACTTTCTGCCTGGGCTCACTGTCGACCGCTACAAAGATCATCTCATGATTCAGCTGTATTGCGGAGGCTGGAAGCCTTATCTGGGACTATTGTCCGAAGTGCTCCAGAAGTTTTGCCGGCCCCGTGGTATTTATGAAAAACCTCGCCCCCAAGACACACGCAGTCTAGCCGCCAGCCGGGATGACAAAAAAATGAGTCGCCTTCTTTGGGGAGAGCCGGTTTCGGGAAAACTGGCTGTTCTGGAGAATGGCGTGAATTTCCTGGTGGATTTGGGGGAAGGGCTCAACACCGGACTCTTTCTCGATCAGCGAGAGAATCGAGCCGATCTCATGCGGCGAGTCAAGGGGACACGTGTTCTCAATCTGTTTGCCTACACAGGCGCGTTTTCCGTAGCAGCTGCGGTGGCCGATGCGGCCAAAGTGACCAGTGTCGATGTGTCGGAGCCCTATCTTGATTGGGCCAGGGATAATTTCGGTATTAACCGCCTCAACGCCAAGCGGCATGAATTTATTGCTGGCGATTGCTACGACGTTCTGCAGGATCTCCATCGGCAGGGGTGTTGTTACGATGTCATTGTCATGGACCCTCCCAGCTTTTCCACCACCAGCAAAAGCCGCTTTACGACCCGTAAGGGAACTTCAGATCTGGTTGCCCTGGCTTCGCGTCTCCTGGTGGATGGTGGGCTACTTATCACCTCCTCCAATCTTCAGAAGATGGATGTCGCTGACTATCTCAAGGAATTGAGGCGCGGCGCTTTGCAGGGCGGTTGCGAGCTCAGGGTGATCCAGTTGACGGATCAGTCAGCCGACTTTCCCTATCCCGTCACCTTTCCGGAAGGACGCTATCTGAAATACGTCATCAGCGTAAAGCATGAAGCATAGGGCGTTTTAAACAATTTCATCGAAAGTCATTCTCACCTGCGGAGTTTTTCTGGGACGCTTCCTTGCCTTCGGTACGGCAGAAATACATCCTGGTAAAGAAACTGGTAGCCTGCCAGATTCTCTCTGGTCAACACGGGGTGTCCGTTGGGCAGAA from Desulfuromonas sp. KJ2020 encodes the following:
- a CDS encoding class I SAM-dependent rRNA methyltransferase, producing the protein MANNTGFIVGPETVRMVELGHPWVIADRYTKRWPSGHAGDIVALIDESGRFVGTAVRDPGDRITARVLSRHPMKLDRGWLEKRVSQAVRLRESHLDLEGTNAFRLINGEGDFLPGLTVDRYKDHLMIQLYCGGWKPYLGLLSEVLQKFCRPRGIYEKPRPQDTRSLAASRDDKKMSRLLWGEPVSGKLAVLENGVNFLVDLGEGLNTGLFLDQRENRADLMRRVKGTRVLNLFAYTGAFSVAAAVADAAKVTSVDVSEPYLDWARDNFGINRLNAKRHEFIAGDCYDVLQDLHRQGCCYDVIVMDPPSFSTTSKSRFTTRKGTSDLVALASRLLVDGGLLITSSNLQKMDVADYLKELRRGALQGGCELRVIQLTDQSADFPYPVTFPEGRYLKYVISVKHEA
- the dusB gene encoding tRNA dihydrouridine synthase DusB, with amino-acid sequence MQKNISFSKLQLKNNLILAPMAGITDLPYRLIMKEFGAGLVFTEMVSANGLIRDGVRTRELLRSTPEERPLGIQLFADSPDVLARAAAMVSQDGELIDINMGCPVKKVVRSGAGSALLQNPILIGKIVAAVRKATPLPLTVKIRSGWDQQTINYLEVGRIAEEEGADGLVLHPRTRSQGFSGHSEWQHIRRLKEQSRLPVIGSGDIFSAADALSMLKKTGCDGIMIGRGGYGNPWLFKEIAAALEGAFLAPPSAEERLRVALKHLDLFVDLFGSYKAVMDMRKHLCWYVRGLNGAAHFRQAINKTGNLKDMKVLLESFLATNAEGVAD
- a CDS encoding class I SAM-dependent methyltransferase, with translation MKNDFKNKVREQFGRTADGYVKDRGFAQGDDLAEADRLLKPTPDDILLDVACGGGHTALYFAPKVRSVVASDLTMQMLKKAQEYISEEGGVENVTFREADAEDLPFPAGAFTLLTCRIAPHHFPDVPRAVREFFRVLRRGGRMVIIDTLLPDDPEIADFYQTMEKMRDPTHVQAYTRSQWVQMLEEAGFTVHETLTIPKTHDFPVWAKRAGLGRTGVQQLNKFFIEAPASVHNYFQIETFAGEVESYTDQKILLYATRPDKK
- a CDS encoding citrate (Si)-synthase; protein product: MSTLKETLRKKIEEHRPRTTRLVKEFGDVKLGDVTISQAIGGARGIKCLVTDISYLDPMEGIRFRGKTIPETFAALPKVPGSDYPYVEGFWWMLLTGDVPTMEQTLEVVEDWKKRSQIPAYVIDVLRALPRDSHPMAMFSAAIVAMQRDSVFAKNYAAGKFNKMTCWEDMYEDANELMAKLGPIAAYIYRMKYKGDTHIPADPKLDMGGNFAHMMGVDKPYDDVARMYFILHSDHESGNVSAHTTHLVASALSDAYYSYAAGINGLAGPLHGLANQEVLAWTQNFMDKLGGKVPTKEELEKALWDTLNSGQVIPGYGHAVLRKTDPRYTSQREFCLKTPGLKEYPLFQLVSMIFEVAPDVLLKHGKAKNPWPNVDAQSGVIQWYYGVTEYDFYTVLFGVGRALGCLANITWDRALGYAIERPKSVTTAMLEDAAGIK